The following proteins are co-located in the Chloroflexota bacterium genome:
- a CDS encoding LysE family translocator, whose protein sequence is MDLALIVAAAGLGLAYSAAPGAVNTEALRRGLERGFRPVLLVQVGALLGDIAWAVVALVGIGLFLQDRSVQVILGVAGACFLLRLAWSALQQSWRGGLPGAHGQVGRGDFVTGLVFSVANPFGLAFWSGVGGGMALTGDAEPSLTAGLTFLGAFMLGAGAWCLLASLAVGCGRRLVGPGVVRWIGALSGLALGYFGLRLLWETLVTVLERPGTAAGWLRRTVAFAVSLRETRRLVV, encoded by the coding sequence TTGGATCTTGCGTTGATCGTCGCGGCGGCTGGCCTGGGGCTGGCGTACAGCGCCGCGCCCGGAGCGGTGAATACGGAGGCATTGCGGCGCGGGCTGGAGCGGGGCTTTCGCCCGGTGTTGCTGGTGCAGGTTGGCGCGTTGCTCGGCGATATCGCCTGGGCGGTCGTCGCACTGGTGGGCATCGGCCTGTTCTTGCAGGATCGCTCCGTTCAGGTGATCCTCGGGGTGGCCGGCGCCTGTTTCCTGCTTCGGCTGGCCTGGAGCGCCCTGCAACAGTCCTGGCGAGGCGGTCTCCCTGGAGCGCACGGCCAGGTTGGGCGCGGCGACTTCGTGACGGGGCTAGTCTTCTCGGTCGCCAATCCGTTCGGGTTGGCCTTCTGGTCCGGCGTCGGCGGGGGGATGGCCCTGACGGGTGACGCCGAGCCGAGCCTGACGGCGGGCCTGACCTTCCTGGGCGCGTTCATGCTCGGCGCTGGGGCATGGTGCCTGCTGGCCTCACTGGCCGTCGGCTGCGGCCGCCGCCTTGTCGGCCCGGGCGTCGTGCGCTGGATCGGCGCCCTCTCCGGTCTGGCGCTCGGGTACTTCGGGCTGCGTCTACTCTGGGAGACGCTCGTCACCGTGTTGGAGCGGCCGGGCACGGCAGCAGGATGGTTGCGGCGCACCGTTGCGTTTGCGGTCAGCCTCCGCGAGACGCGGCGGCTCGTCGTGTAG
- the ggt gene encoding gamma-glutamyltransferase, with protein MPPRIWRLVMGTYKQDVVASRAVVASNHPLASSAGVEILLRGGNAVDASVATLFALSVVEPMMVSPFGAGFFMIRDGRSGEVVFLDNYGVVPFSATPDMYDPIPGDLDYHTTDDSNFVGHRSVAAPGNLMAWAQAVERFGRLPLAQTIEPAVRFAAAGFTASQYLVNSIRLSQADLAKFPASAEVFLPGGRAPTIGQRIVRTDYARTLQQIADEGWQTMYTGNLARTIVADMEANNGLITMEDLAAYRVVDRAPVRGDYRGYEIVSTAPPSSGGTHIVQLLNLLEGFNVGKGDLAFGTPGYAHLLAEGLKITFADRRRYMADPDRVPVPVAELTSKAYAERRRAGLDLSRAQDHAAGEFETAAAMVGAGHRGPDAPNTTHCTVIDDEGTIVSATQTLQVLFGSRVTVPGTGMLLSNHMSLMDPTPGNANSIEPGKRILSSMSPSIVLKGGQPFMALGTPGGKKIFGAVAQGILNVIDHGMTLQEAFEAPRLWTEGAQLEIEGGFENLDALKADLTARGHTVTVVEKVAGGMNGVQVDAQGRLHGAACWRADGVPIGISGGPAKPLESMGVPT; from the coding sequence ATGCCTCCACGCATTTGGAGGCTCGTGATGGGTACGTACAAGCAAGACGTGGTGGCCTCGCGGGCCGTCGTCGCCTCGAATCACCCGTTGGCGTCGTCGGCTGGCGTCGAGATCCTGCTGCGCGGCGGCAACGCCGTCGACGCCTCAGTGGCCACCCTCTTCGCGCTCTCCGTCGTCGAGCCGATGATGGTCTCACCCTTTGGGGCCGGCTTCTTCATGATCCGCGATGGCCGCAGCGGCGAGGTCGTGTTCCTCGACAACTACGGCGTCGTGCCGTTCTCGGCCACGCCCGACATGTACGACCCGATCCCCGGCGACCTCGACTACCACACCACCGACGACTCGAACTTCGTGGGGCACCGTTCGGTGGCCGCGCCCGGCAACCTGATGGCCTGGGCGCAGGCCGTCGAGCGGTTCGGACGGCTGCCGCTGGCCCAGACCATCGAGCCAGCCGTCCGGTTCGCGGCGGCCGGCTTCACCGCCAGCCAGTATCTCGTCAACAGCATCCGGCTGTCCCAGGCCGATCTGGCGAAGTTCCCGGCCTCGGCGGAGGTCTTCCTGCCCGGCGGCAGGGCGCCGACCATCGGGCAGCGCATCGTGCGGACAGACTACGCCCGCACCCTGCAGCAGATCGCCGACGAGGGCTGGCAGACGATGTACACGGGCAACCTCGCCCGGACCATCGTGGCCGACATGGAGGCGAACAACGGCCTGATCACCATGGAGGATCTGGCCGCCTACCGCGTGGTTGACCGCGCGCCCGTGCGTGGCGACTATCGCGGGTACGAGATCGTCTCGACGGCCCCGCCGTCATCGGGCGGCACGCACATCGTCCAGTTGCTCAACCTGCTGGAGGGCTTCAACGTCGGGAAGGGCGACCTGGCGTTCGGGACGCCCGGCTACGCGCACCTGCTGGCCGAGGGGCTGAAGATCACCTTCGCCGACCGCCGCCGCTACATGGCCGATCCCGACCGCGTGCCGGTCCCCGTGGCCGAGCTGACCTCGAAGGCGTACGCCGAGCGCCGGCGGGCCGGCCTGGACCTGAGCCGCGCCCAGGATCACGCGGCCGGCGAGTTCGAGACGGCCGCTGCGATGGTCGGCGCGGGGCACCGTGGCCCGGACGCCCCCAACACGACGCACTGCACCGTCATCGACGACGAGGGGACCATCGTCAGCGCCACGCAGACGCTCCAGGTGCTGTTCGGCTCGCGGGTGACGGTGCCGGGCACAGGCATGCTGCTCTCGAACCACATGAGCCTGATGGACCCGACGCCCGGCAACGCCAACTCCATCGAGCCGGGCAAGCGGATCCTGTCCAGTATGTCGCCGTCCATCGTGCTGAAGGGCGGGCAGCCGTTCATGGCCCTCGGGACGCCCGGCGGCAAGAAGATCTTCGGCGCCGTCGCCCAGGGCATCCTGAACGTCATCGATCACGGCATGACGCTGCAGGAGGCGTTCGAAGCGCCGCGCCTCTGGACCGAGGGCGCGCAGTTGGAGATCGAGGGCGGCTTCGAGAATCTCGACGCGCTCAAGGCCGACCTGACGGCGCGCGGGCACACCGTCACCGTGGTCGAGAAAGTCGCCGGCGGCATGAACGGCGTCCAGGTGGACGCGCAGGGCCGCCTGCACGGCGCGGCCTGCTGGCGGGCGGACGGCGTGCCGATCGGCATCAGCGGCGGCCCCGCGAAGCCGCTGGAGAGTATGGGCGTCCCCACCTGA